Below is a genomic region from Deltaproteobacteria bacterium.
TCAGCCTCATTGTGTTGATCACGGAGAGATAATCTTTCTCCCCCATAAATCCTTCGAGAGGGGAGAGGGCACCGCAGGCGATCATGTCGAGGTCGCTCTGTTGACGGGCGGAAAGGGTGATTTTTGGAAGGGAGCGGGCCAGTTCCAGTTTTTTCTCTTGTTCGGAAGCGCCAAGGAGACGGTTGATCAGTTTTCCGCCATGAGGGGTAATAGAACTTGTCATTTAGTAGAGCTCCTTTCCGTGCAGGACCGAAACCTGTTTGGACTCCCATTGCTTTCCGTTCCATTGATGAACCGTCCTTCGATCGAGACGGTAGTCATCCGGATTGACCTCCATGATATCCCACACTTTAGGAGTACAGATTACAATGCCAAAGTTTGGGCAACAGGAGTCAACATCCATCTCCGGCCACGGTTTTTTTGTGAGCGAGATTTTTTTAGAGTCAAGCCAGTAGGCCGATCGGACATCGGGGCGGACAAGACCCCACATTTTTTGAACAATATCTCCCTCGTTTTCGTCTTTACGATCGACGAGCCTTGCGTCTCCTTCCCACCGAAACTGGATCAAACGATGGGAATCAAAATAACAGCCGGCGATACGGTGGCTCTTCGCAATCTGCGACCATTTTGAGGATTTTATGTTTGCCGCAAAGGAAATCTTGTCCTGATCCTCGAGGTAGCGGAAATGGACGGTGCGAACTTGTGGGTGTCCCTTTTCATCCACAGTGGCCGCCTGA
It encodes:
- a CDS encoding pyridoxamine 5'-phosphate oxidase family protein — its product is MFNELFHPMIVKSFSDDDHPAYGQAATVDEKGHPQVRTVHFRYLEDQDKISFAANIKSSKWSQIAKSHRIAGCYFDSHRLIQFRWEGDARLVDRKDENEGDIVQKMWGLVRPDVRSAYWLDSKKISLTKKPWPEMDVDSCCPNFGIVICTPKVWDIMEVNPDDYRLDRRTVHQWNGKQWESKQVSVLHGKELY